In a genomic window of Pseudorasbora parva isolate DD20220531a chromosome 24, ASM2467924v1, whole genome shotgun sequence:
- the camk2n2 gene encoding calcium/calmodulin-dependent protein kinase II inhibitor 2, with protein sequence MSEVLPYNEGKMNGYGADSEVSQISFSCRLQDTNSFFGTSQSKRPPKLGQIGRAKHVVIEDDRIDDVLKGMTDKSTPGV encoded by the exons ATGTCCGAAGTGCTGCCATACAACGAGGGGAAGATGAACGGCTACGGGGCGGACAGTGAAGTCAGTCAGATCTCCTTCAGCTGTCGATTGCAAGACACGAACTCGTTCTTCGGAACATCACAGTCCAAAAGACCACCAAAACTCGGGCAGATTGGAAGGGCAAAACATG TGGTCATTGAAGATGACCGAATAGATGACGTTCTCAAAGGGATGACAGACAAGTCAACTCCCGGCGTGTAA
- the chrnd gene encoding acetylcholine receptor subunit delta: MMRSILHLLTVSLFFFFFQECWGRNEEERLINYLFKERGYNKELRPVKTKDETVDIYLALTLSNLISLKEVDETLLTNVWMEHGWTDYRLEWNELEFDNISVLRLPPSMVWLPEIVLENNNDAQFQVAYYCNVLIYPSGYVYWLPPAIFRSSCSINVNYFPFDWQNCSLKFSSLTYNAKEISLHLKEENEDEKYYKVEWIVIDPEGFTENGEWEIVHKPARRNIYKNIPMESNKHQDITFYLIIRRKPLFYIVNIIIPCVLISFLASLVYYLPADSGEKMTLSISVLLAQSVFLLLISQRLPETSMAVPLIVKYLMFIMVLVTVVVLNCVIVLNLHFRTPSTHVMTEWTREFFLERLPRLLYMSRPSDDKPSLEGALPRRSSSLGYIAQAEEYYSVKSRSELMFEKQSERHGMAARPTPKATYTSSNDSDVSEQLYNEMKPAVEGANYIVKHMHDKNDYNEEKDNWSGIARTVDRLCFFVVTPVMTIGTIFIFMMANYNQPPALPFQGDSFTYTEENKRYL, from the exons ATGATGAGAAGCATTCTTCATCTGTTGACAGTGtctttgtttttcttctttttccaaG AATGTTGGGGACGGAACGAAGAGGAGCGACTCATCAACTACCTTTTCAAGGAACGTGGTTACAACAAAGAACTTCGGCCGGTCAAAACTAAAGATGAAACCGTAGATATTTACCTGGCGCTGACACTTTCTAATCTTATTTCCTTG AAAGAAGTTGATGAGACATTACTAACAAATGTGTGGATGGAGCAT ggcTGGACTGATTATAGACTTGAGTGGAATGAATTAGAATTTGATAACATTTCTGTATTGCGTCTGCCGCCAAGTATGGTGTGGTTACCGGAGATCGTCCTTGAAAACAA CAATGACGCACAGTTCCAGGTGGCCTATTACTGCAACGTGTTGATCTATCCAAGTGGATACGTGTACTGGTTACCTCCAGCTATATTTCGGAGCTCctgctctattaacgtcaactACTTTCCTTTTGATTGGCAGAACTGCTCTCTGAAGTTCAG CTCATTAACTTACAACGCCAAAGAGATTAGCTTACATCTGAAAGAAGAGAATGAGGATGAAAAGTACTACAAGGTGGAATGGATCGTTATTGATCCTGAGGGATTCACAG AAAATGGCGAGTGGGAAATTGTTCATAAGCCTGCCAGgagaaacatttataaaaacatCCCAATGGAAAGCAACAAGCACCAGGATATCACCTTTTACCTTATCATTAGACGCAAACCGCTGTTCTACATTGTGAACATAATAATTCCCTGCGTGCTCATCTCTTTCTTGGCCTCGCTCGTCTACTACCTGCCAGCAGACA gTGGTGAGAAGATGACGTTATCCATCTCTGTGCTGCTGGCTCAGTCTGTGTTTCTGCTGCTGATTTCACAGCGTCTGCCTGAGACGTCTATGGCGGTTCCCTTAATCGTCAA GTATCTGATGTTTATCATGGTACTGGTCACTGTGGTGGTGTTGAATTGCGTCATTGTGCTGAACCTGCATTTTCGGACCCCTAGCACCCATGTCATGACAGAATGGACCAGAGAG TTCTTTTTAGAGCGTCTGCCTCGCCTTCTGTACATGTCCCGCCCGTCCGATGACAAACCCAGCCTGGAGGGAGCGCTGCCGCGGCGCTCCAGCTCACTGGGATACATCGCCCAGGCCGAGGAGTACTACAGCGTTAAATCACGCAGCGAACTGATGTTTGAGAAGCAGTCAGAGAGGCATGGCATGGCTGCTCGCCCCACTCCCAAAGCCA CCTACACATCCAGTAATGACTCCGATGTGTCGGAACAGCTGTACAACGAGATGAAGCCAGCTGTGGAAGGAGCCAATTACATCGTTAAGCACATGCATGACAAAAATGACTATAATGAG GAAAAGGACAACTGGAGTGGGATTGCCAGGACAGTGGACCGACTCTGCTTCTTTGTGGTCACTCCAGTTATGACGATAGGAACCATCTTTATCTTCATGATGGCAAACTACAACCAGCCACCAGCGCTGCCCTTCCAGGGAGACTCCTTCACTTATACAGAAGAAAACAAGCGCTATTTATGA